GTATCAACCTGAATGATCCTCTCATTTTCCCCAATAAGCCTCAGTTCCGGATGACCTATCTCATGGAATTTCGTTTGCCCTGGCTTGTTGTGGGTTACGACTTCTACCGTGATGGTCCCCAGTTCATCTTGTATGACGGGTTTGTTATCGCCGAGAGGATTGAGCGTCGAGAAAGCGCCAATCTGAATATCATACTCCGCTGGAAAGTACGGCGCCTTCAGATGAGTCTAGCATTTACCGTCCGAAACCTATTCTCGGACCTGCCCGTCAGGGCGGATCCCCTGCAAAACGATGCCTATTCCCCCTTCCAATACTACGAGTCTCATCGAAAAATCATCACATTCAGGGTGAGCCTGTGAGGTATTCACTGCACCTGATTTTTCTCTTGTGCCTCCTGTTGTTTTCCGTTTGCGAGTGGCCATTTAACACGCAACCCACGCTGGAAGGGCCCATCTTCAAGGTAACAGCGCAGCTGAGCCAACGCTATTTCATCGACTCAGCTTTCGTCAACCTCGCCTGGCCCCCAGTAGGGTATGATAACTTCACCTCGCTGAAGATCATCCGGAGATACGTCCACCCACCGGACACCCTATCCGACGATTGGGAACTGCGTGCCGTCATTACTAATCCCTATGTGAACACCTGGAAGGATACCATCTACGATGACGAGGACTTGCGATACCAGGTAACCGTCTATCAGGTTGAAGGCCCCTATGGTAGTTCAGAAGTGGATGTTATGGTGCCGCCGGTCACCCGCCTTACCGTTCCCACGGAGAGCACCACGATTAAACAGGCGGTGGAATCACGGGTTGTCGATAACGGCGATACCGTTCTGGTTCTCCCGGGAGAATATTTTACCCGGCCCGTTGATTTCCAGAGAAAGAAAATCCACCTCCTGTCAAGCCATGGTGCTGCCAGTACCACCCTGATCCGCAGCCCATCGGGAACAACAGCGTGGTCAAACGAGCCATTGATCACCATGTCTGGGGGTAGCCTGCGCGGCTTTACCATCACCCACGGTATAGCTGCAAGAGGCTCCGGAGTCTATGCCGGGGGCACTTCAGTAATCCGGCACTGTATCTTGCGGGAGAATGTCGCCAGTGCGGCATGGCCGCAGGCAGGCCTGGGCGGAGCCCTTTATCTTACCGATTCGGTACACATAGAGAACTGTATCCTGTACAACAACTCGTCTAGCCACGAGGGCGCTGGAATCTATATTGATGTGGATGCTGAAGATGTGCGCGTTGTTAACAGCACGATACAGGGTAATGCGGCCGGTGTTAAAGGAGGTGGAATCGCCCTCCAGGTTGGCGGAATCGACAGCCTAGGTGGTACCGTAACAATCGAGAATTGCATCGTGGTGAATAATGGTCGTGGCGGGAATATTTACCCGCCACCGCATTACGCCTGGGTACCCTGCGTGATTTATTCTAACGCTGGCGAAGGATGGCCGGACGTGAATTCTACCAACATAGCCGACGATCCCCTGTTCGCAGATCCCACCATGGGAGATTTCAACCTGCAGCCCGGTTCCCCCTGCATCGATGCCGGCAACCCCGATCCGGACTTCAACGACACCGACGGCTCCCGTAATGATATGGGTGCCTTTGGCGGACCCTGCGGCGCCTGGGAAGCACCCGGAAGCCAGGTCTACAACCTGTCGATCTTTCCTCCCTGGAAAATCAGGCTGAAAAAATCGGACCGCGGCTGGAGGCGCGGCGCCAGCTCCGATCCCTGAACGACATACTCTGCCGGGACGGTTTCCTCGGGCACCCGGTGTCCCAGCGACGGATTCACCCTTCTTCCTTAATCCGGGCCAGGCGACGCAGTGCCTGGCGGGCTTCCTCCACCACATAGGTCCTATTGTCCAATCCAACCACCGCACGGTAGTCCTTCCGGGACCCAGCATAGTCACCGCGGGCTTCCCTGATCTGTGCCCTCATGTAATGGGCGAATCCCAGGTGCCAGTCGAATTCCATCTCGTAGTTATTAATCACCCATTCGCAACGCTCCAGGGCTGTTTCCAAATCGCCCTGCTCGAACGCAACCGCAGCCTCCAGGAAGGCGTATTTGAGCAACCATTCATGTCGCTGGTGGGGGTGTGACCGCATGATGCGAGCCTTTGACGGCGGCATAAAGGCGCGGGCCTCAGCTAACCGACCGGTACGAACCAGCGCTTCCCCCATGAGGCTATTGAAATAATAGTTGTCGGGATAGTGTTGCATCAGCAGTTCGGAATATCGGTAAGCCAACTCGGGATCATTCTCGATGTACAGATAGATAATCGCCAGGGTGCTGGCGGCTTCGATCCAGGCATACGGGGCTTCGCGCACAGCTGCCTGCAGGATCTGGATGCCCAGGCGGCGATCGGGCCTGATGCCGAAAATGCGGGCCGCCAACTGTACGGGCGCCGAATGCATCCCGGAATAATAATCAAATATGCCGATAGGGAAATAGGCATCGGCGAGGGTGCTGTCCATCGCGTAGGCCTGACGGACCTGGTTCCAGCCTTTCAGCCCGGAATACAGGCCCGCCAGCCATCTCTTGTCCGCCAGGTACAGCCGGGTCCTGAAACCGTAGGTGCTTCCCAGAAAAAGGAGGACCTCCGCCCGGCGACCAGAGCGAGAAATCATGGCCTCATACTCCGGAATGGTAGCATTGATAGCCTCCAGCAGAGCTTTGT
This Candidatus Neomarinimicrobiota bacterium DNA region includes the following protein-coding sequences:
- a CDS encoding right-handed parallel beta-helix repeat-containing protein; translated protein: MRYSLHLIFLLCLLLFSVCEWPFNTQPTLEGPIFKVTAQLSQRYFIDSAFVNLAWPPVGYDNFTSLKIIRRYVHPPDTLSDDWELRAVITNPYVNTWKDTIYDDEDLRYQVTVYQVEGPYGSSEVDVMVPPVTRLTVPTESTTIKQAVESRVVDNGDTVLVLPGEYFTRPVDFQRKKIHLLSSHGAASTTLIRSPSGTTAWSNEPLITMSGGSLRGFTITHGIAARGSGVYAGGTSVIRHCILRENVASAAWPQAGLGGALYLTDSVHIENCILYNNSSSHEGAGIYIDVDAEDVRVVNSTIQGNAAGVKGGGIALQVGGIDSLGGTVTIENCIVVNNGRGGNIYPPPHYAWVPCVIYSNAGEGWPDVNSTNIADDPLFADPTMGDFNLQPGSPCIDAGNPDPDFNDTDGSRNDMGAFGGPCGAWEAPGSQVYNLSIFPPWKIRLKKSDRGWRRGASSDP